One genomic window of Solanum stenotomum isolate F172 chromosome 9, ASM1918654v1, whole genome shotgun sequence includes the following:
- the LOC125877714 gene encoding organic cation/carnitine transporter 4-like, with amino-acid sequence MSSALSSHGQLYDGDLRSPLVSREANPKKITMDEMLEKYCGEFGLWQVRHLVLTCLAWLLEGILTMVMIFADREPAWHYLTSHAGTTSRCSSEPGSWEWSGGNGSSTISEFGLICGDKFKVGLVQSIFFAGCMIGAGVFGHLSDTKFGRKGSLAIICILNAIFSILTAFSSDYWTYVLFRFLSGFSTGGTGLCAFVLSTEPVGQSWRGVAGMSTLYLYSTGIVVVSAIAYFIQPWRSLYIASSIPSLIFVIFVLPFLHESPRWYLVRGKVDEAMKIMQKIAVSNGKQNIPYDVVLALDCEVSKDDIPNSKFNTKKASILDVIRSPVTRIRLFVAVATNFFCSIVYYGLSLNAVNLGTNLYLNVALNSVSEMPAYLLTSLVLDRIGRKPLAIGTMWFSAIFCLVGSFLKSTDETWKIVRMVCGLLGIFGISGTFNLLLVYGMELFPTVVRNAALGCSKQAVSLGAILAPIIVVLGGGVPFAVFGACGIIGGFLVMYLPETLNKPLYDTMDGLQEAEAKPGLVALD; translated from the exons atgtcgTCGGCATTATCATCACACGGCCAATTATACGACGGCGACCTCAGGTCGCCACTCGTCTCTCGAGAGGCGAACCCGAAAAAAATAACGATGGATGAGATGTTGGAGAAGTACTGCGGGGAGTTTGGGTTGTGGCAGGTGAGACACCTTGTGTTAACATGCTTGGCTTGGTTACTGGAGGGGATACTAACCATGGTCATGATCTTTGCGGATCGTGAACCAGCGTGGCATTATTTGACAAGCCACGCTGGTACAACGAGCCGTTGCTCTTCGGAGCCCGGCTCATGGGAATGGTCGGGTGGAAATGGAAGTTCTACGATATCCGAATTCGGATTAATATGCGGAGACAAGTTTAAGGTTGGACTTGTTCAATCTATATTTTTCGCTGGCTGCATGATCG gtGCGGGAGTATTTGGACATTTATCAGATACAAAATTTGGGAGAAAAGGCTCCCTGGCAATAATTTGCATTTTGAATGCTATTTTTAGTATTCTAACTGCATTCTCTTCCGATTACTGGACGTACGTCTTGTTCCGATTTCTCTCCGGTTTCAGCACTGGTGGGACCGGCCTTTGTGCTTTTGTTCTCTCGACTGAACCCGTTGGCCAATCATGGCGTGGCGTAGCTGGAATGTCCACTTTATATTTATACTCTACTGGAATAGTCGTTGTATCCGCCATTGCTTATTTCATCCAACCGTGGCGATCTCTCTACATTGCTTCTTCAATCCCTTCCCTTATTTTCGTTATCTTCGTATTACCTTTCCTCCACGAGTCACCTAGATGGTACCTCGTTAGAGGAAAAGTAGACGAAGCTATGAAAATTATGCAGAAAATCGCGGTTTCTAATGGCAAACAAAACATTCCTTATGACGTTGTTCTTGCCCTCGATTGTGAAGTATCCAAGGACGATATCCCTAATTCTAAATTCAATACCAAAAAAGCATCAATTTTAGATGTAATAAGGTCTCCTGTCACACGGATTCGGTTGTTCGTAGCTGTGGCTACTAACTTCTTTTGTTCCATTGTATATTACGGGTTGAGTTTGAACGCGGTTAATCTCGGAACTAATTTGTACCTCAACGTTGCACTTAATTCAGTTTCTGAAATGCCTGCCTATTTATTAACATCATTAGTGCTTGACAGGATTGGTCGAAAGCCGTTAGCCATAGGGACAATGTGGTTCAGTGCGATTTTCTGCTTAGTGGGGAGTTTTTTGAAGAGTACCGATGAGACCTGGAAAATTGTTAGGATGGTGTGCGGATTGCTTGGGATATTTGGAATATCTGGTACTTTCAATTTGCTGCTCGTGTATGGCATGGAATTGTTTCCAACTGTAGTGAGAAATGCAGCACTAGGATGCTCGAAGCAAGCCGTGAGTTTGGGGGCGATTTTGGCTCCAATTATAGTTGTGTTAGGGGGCGGCGTGCCGTTTGCTGTATTTGGGGCATGTGGTATTATTGGAGGATTTTTGGTAATGTATTTACCAGAGACGTTAAACAAGCCACTTTATGATACAATGGATGGATTGCAAGAGGCTGAAGCAAAACCTGGGTTGGTAGCTTTGGATTAG